The sequence below is a genomic window from Selenomonas ruminantium subsp. lactilytica TAM6421.
AGAACGCCGATGACATCACCGAACACCGTGAGCAGCGGCACCACCATCATGCAGGCCAGCATCCGCGGCACGATCAGGTAATTGACAGGATTCACCGCCATCACCCGCAGCGCATCGATCTGCTCGGTAACTTTCATGGTGGAAATCTCCGCCGTAATGGCAGCTCCCACCCGTCCGGCGCAGACCACCCCCACCAGCACCGGTCCCAACTCGCGGCCAATGGCAATGGCAATGATGCCGCCAATGGTGCCCTGGGCTCCAAAACGAATCAATATATCCGCCGTCTGCAAGGCAAACACCGCCCCGGTAAAGAGCAGTGTCAGACTCACAATCAGCAGGGAATCCACCCCCAGATGCGACATCTGGGCCAGGATATGCTTAGGGCGCGGCCTTCTGAACAGCTCCTGCACCGTATCACGATAAAGAAGCACGATGGTGCCAAATTCCGCCAGCCGCGCCAAAACCCAGGCGCCAACAGCCTCCAAAACCCGCATCCAACGTGCCTCCTTTCACTCACATTTCACTAATTTTTACCACCCTTTGATTGTAACAGGCAAAAGGCAATTAGTAAATATAAGTGTACTATTTTTTTGTCAAAATTTCAAGTTATTTCCCTCAAACATCCACACAGATAAATTGCAGTTTGTCAATGCGAGCCTGAACGCTTTTGTTACAGAGCAGTGGGGCGGCGGTGGGAATACTTTTCCGCCGCTGCACTAAATGACCCGCCAGCAGAAGTACGCATCTTCCAGTAACCTGCGCCGGGCAAGTCCGGCGGCGCGTCCATCAACGAAGCATCCAGCACATGCTGTTTGCGGGCCAGCCTTCACTTCGTTCAGGCAGTCGTTCCGCCGGCGAAAAAGCATCCCCACCGCCACCCGAGGCCACTGAAAAACTATCCATTTCATACGACTGGCAAGTTATCCACAAAAAAAATCGTCGCAGAATGATATTTTTATCATCATTCTGCGACGATTTTGTATATCTCCCCCGTTATTAGGGCTTTATTTCTCCATCATTTTCACAATTCGTTTCATATTTGTTACAAAAAGCGTTAGGGCTCCTTGTAATTCCATACCAATCAGGCCTGCGGATGACGCTATGTCATACCCATGCCTGTGTTTAATCTCACTATTTTTAGCTTCTATCATATAACGCTTTCTAGCCTGTTCCTTAAAATATTCTGTTTCCTGAAACTCCTGTTGTTTCTTGTGTAAATCGCATTTTATCGTAACGGAATAAATCTTGCTTTTGGCACCTTCTTTATAACAGGTTCCACAATGTGGGCATTGCTTACATTTCTCAATGTCAAAATAATAGCTCATTCTTTGATTTGTTCTATTGTTTTTGCGTCCAGTTCTTGCTTTGCGGATGGCCATATGCCCTTCAGGGCATACGAACATTCCCGCATCCTTGTTGAAAGAAAAACCATTGCTGCCTTCAACACGGGAGCCGTTGGATATAACAGGATTCAATTTGGCAATCAGTTCAAAGGATTTTTCTGGCGCATCTTTCGATTCAGCAAATTTAAGATTTTCTTTGCCGGAGTATGCGGTATCACCGATGACACTCTGCACTTCCAGTCCGGCTGCTCTGGTTTTTTCAACTAATGTTCTTAATTGTTCCCCGTCACTGCGCTCGCCACTGGTTACTACTGCAGCTGTAATCAGCCGTTCATCGGTCATGGCAATATGTGTCTTATAGCCAAAGAAGGATGTATCTGCTG
It includes:
- a CDS encoding MlaE family ABC transporter permease, whose amino-acid sequence is MRVLEAVGAWVLARLAEFGTIVLLYRDTVQELFRRPRPKHILAQMSHLGVDSLLIVSLTLLFTGAVFALQTADILIRFGAQGTIGGIIAIAIGRELGPVLVGVVCAGRVGAAITAEISTMKVTEQIDALRVMAVNPVNYLIVPRMLACMMVVPLLTVFGDVIGVLGGYLVAVYYAGISSYSYINSIHNFAVVFDLTGGMIKAIFFGNVIAVLGCYYGLHSPAGAEGVGKATTRTVVTSIIVIFILNALLTFILY